A single window of Streptococcus cristatus ATCC 51100 DNA harbors:
- the rnpM gene encoding RNase P modulator RnpM produces the protein MAKTRKIPLRKSVVSNEVIDKRDLLRIVKNKEGQVFIDPTGKANGRGAYIKLDNEEAQQAKKKRVFNRSFSMEVEESFYDELIAYVDHKVKRRELGLE, from the coding sequence ATGGCAAAAACAAGAAAAATCCCTTTAAGAAAATCAGTTGTGTCAAATGAAGTGATTGACAAGCGTGATCTGTTGCGCATCGTCAAGAATAAAGAAGGTCAGGTCTTCATTGATCCGACAGGCAAGGCTAATGGGCGAGGTGCTTATATCAAGCTAGATAACGAAGAAGCTCAGCAGGCCAAGAAAAAACGGGTCTTTAACCGTAGTTTCAGTATGGAAGTAGAAGAAAGCTTCTACGACGAGCTGATTGCCTATGTCGATCACAAAGTCAAGAGAAGAGAGTTGGGTCTTGAATAA
- the nusA gene encoding transcription termination factor NusA: MSKEMLEAFRILEEDKGIKKEDIIEAVTESLRSAYRRRYGQADSAAIEFNEKTGDFHVYTVREVVDEVFDSRLEISLKDALAISSAYELGDKIKFEEAPAEFGRVAAQSAKQTIMEKMRKQTRAITYNTYKEHENEIMSGTVERFDNRFIYVNLGTIEAQLSKQDQIPGEVFASHDRIEVFVYKVEDNPRGVNVFVSRSHPEMIKRLMEQEIPEVYDGTVEIMSVSREAGDRTKVAVRSHNPNVDAIGTIVGRGGANIKKITSKFHPAKYDAKSGRMIPTEENIDVIEWVADPAEYIYNAIAPAEVDQVIFHAEDNKRALVVVPDNKLSLAIGRRGQNVRLAAHLTGFRIDIKSASEFEAMEVANELGGFGQDYVAEEVPAEVDALSAGFEAEELSDTEVATEIELEESEAVAAE, encoded by the coding sequence ATGAGTAAAGAAATGCTAGAGGCCTTCCGTATTTTGGAAGAGGACAAAGGTATTAAAAAAGAAGATATTATCGAAGCAGTGACAGAATCCCTTCGCTCTGCTTATCGTCGTCGCTACGGTCAGGCAGACAGCGCAGCCATTGAGTTTAATGAAAAAACAGGTGATTTCCATGTCTATACTGTCCGTGAAGTCGTGGATGAGGTCTTTGATAGCCGCTTGGAAATCAGCCTCAAGGATGCCTTGGCTATCAGCTCTGCCTATGAGCTAGGAGACAAGATCAAGTTTGAAGAAGCGCCAGCTGAATTTGGCCGCGTAGCAGCTCAATCTGCTAAGCAGACCATCATGGAAAAGATGCGCAAGCAAACCCGTGCTATCACTTACAATACCTACAAAGAACATGAAAATGAAATCATGTCAGGAACAGTAGAGCGCTTTGATAATCGCTTTATCTATGTCAATCTGGGAACCATTGAAGCACAATTATCTAAACAAGACCAGATTCCTGGTGAGGTCTTTGCCTCTCATGACCGCATCGAAGTTTTTGTCTACAAGGTAGAAGACAATCCGCGTGGTGTCAATGTCTTCGTTAGCCGTAGCCATCCAGAGATGATCAAGCGCTTGATGGAGCAGGAAATTCCTGAGGTTTACGACGGAACTGTTGAAATCATGAGCGTGTCTCGTGAAGCGGGCGATCGGACCAAGGTAGCGGTTCGCAGCCACAATCCAAACGTGGATGCTATCGGAACCATCGTCGGACGTGGTGGTGCCAATATCAAGAAGATTACCAGCAAATTCCACCCAGCCAAGTATGATGCCAAAAGTGGCCGTATGATTCCGACTGAGGAAAATATCGATGTCATCGAATGGGTTGCCGATCCAGCAGAGTACATCTACAATGCCATTGCTCCAGCTGAGGTCGATCAAGTTATTTTCCATGCTGAAGACAATAAGCGAGCTTTGGTTGTTGTGCCAGATAATAAACTTTCTCTGGCTATCGGTCGTCGTGGTCAAAACGTTCGCTTGGCAGCTCATTTGACTGGCTTTAGAATTGATATCAAGTCAGCCAGCGAATTTGAAGCAATGGAAGTAGCCAACGAGCTTGGTGGATTTGGCCAAGATTACGTAGCAGAAGAAGTACCAGCCGAAGTCGATGCCCTTTCAGCAGGATTTGAAGCAGAAGAGCTGAGTGATACAGAAGTGGCAACTGAAATCGAACTTGAAGAAAGTGAAGCAGTAGCCGCAGAATAA
- the rimP gene encoding ribosome maturation factor RimP: MRRCSLIATIVELVREVIEPAIQDPYELVDIEYGKMGGDYVLSVFVDKPEGITVNDTADLTDIISPLLDSIKPDPFPDQYFLEVTSPGLERPLKTKEAVAAAVGSYIHVSLYKALDKNKVFEGTLLGFEDDVLLMEYMDKTRKKEVEIPYNLVSKARLAVKF; the protein is encoded by the coding sequence GTGAGGAGGTGCAGTCTTATCGCAACAATTGTTGAATTAGTAAGAGAAGTCATTGAGCCAGCCATCCAAGACCCCTATGAATTAGTAGATATTGAGTACGGCAAGATGGGCGGTGACTATGTTCTCAGTGTTTTTGTAGACAAGCCCGAGGGGATTACGGTCAATGATACAGCAGATTTGACTGATATTATCAGTCCTCTGTTGGACTCTATCAAGCCCGATCCTTTTCCTGACCAGTATTTTCTGGAAGTGACTAGCCCAGGCTTGGAGCGTCCGCTGAAGACCAAGGAAGCTGTGGCAGCTGCAGTTGGAAGCTATATCCATGTCAGTCTTTATAAGGCACTGGATAAAAATAAGGTTTTCGAAGGAACGTTACTTGGATTTGAAGACGATGTCTTGCTCATGGAATATATGGATAAAACACGCAAAAAAGAAGTTGAAATTCCATATAATCTAGTGTCAAAAGCAAGACTGGCCGTTAAATTTTAG
- the pknB gene encoding Stk1 family PASTA domain-containing Ser/Thr kinase, whose amino-acid sequence MIQIGKIFAGRYKIIKQIGRGGMADVYLARDLILDGEEVAVKVLRTNYQTDPIAVARFQREAKAMADLDHPYIVRISDIGEEDGQQYLAMEYVSGLDLKRYIKENSPLSNEEAVRIMGQILLAMRLAHTRGIVHRDLKPQNVLLTPDGDAKVTDFGIAVAFAETSLTQTNSMLGSVHYLSPEQARGSKATVQSDIYAMGIIFYEMLTGHIPYDGDSAVTIALQHFQKPLPSIIAENPNVPQALENVVIKATAKKLSDRYQSVAEMYVDLSSSLSYDRRNEKKLVFDDGAKADTKTLPKVPPVPQSAPSPVAEAVAPKVAADVKREAPVLKAPVKKPKKRHLRARYKVLFLAILLVFAAFFFLIYKSPANTTVPDVAGQTVAEARSTITAKGLEVGEIKEDYSDKVAEGKIIKTDPPANSQRRENSKVDLIVSKGAKTFTVENYVGKKSSEAIEDLKSTYNIPEKLIKIVEEESSDAEEGVVISQTPAAGSSYDVTSNKQITLTVAKTVTTVPMPDFGHLQVSYAYARSYLMEMGIASSRIERVIDRSVESSQADLVTSQSPAAGQGIKLKSNTKITFYVTDGTVTSSSSTSERSSSSSPSSSTTSESESHSSSSSSSTTASTDHQ is encoded by the coding sequence ATGATTCAAATCGGCAAGATCTTTGCCGGGCGATATAAAATCATCAAACAGATTGGCCGTGGAGGCATGGCAGATGTCTATCTGGCGCGAGATCTGATACTTGATGGTGAGGAGGTTGCTGTAAAGGTTCTTAGAACCAATTATCAGACAGATCCTATTGCAGTTGCCCGCTTCCAAAGAGAAGCCAAAGCAATGGCGGACTTGGATCATCCTTACATTGTCCGGATTTCCGATATTGGAGAAGAAGATGGTCAGCAATATCTGGCCATGGAATATGTGTCTGGGCTTGACCTTAAGCGCTATATCAAAGAAAATTCTCCACTTTCAAACGAAGAAGCAGTTAGAATCATGGGGCAAATCCTACTGGCTATGCGCCTAGCGCATACACGTGGGATTGTCCACCGTGATCTAAAACCACAAAATGTCCTCTTGACACCAGATGGCGATGCTAAGGTAACAGACTTTGGGATTGCCGTGGCTTTCGCTGAGACCAGTCTGACCCAGACCAATTCGATGCTGGGGTCGGTGCATTATCTTTCGCCAGAGCAGGCACGGGGTTCCAAAGCCACTGTTCAGAGCGATATTTATGCCATGGGGATTATTTTCTACGAGATGCTGACAGGGCATATCCCTTATGACGGAGATAGTGCTGTGACGATTGCTTTGCAGCATTTCCAAAAGCCCCTGCCTTCAATCATCGCAGAAAATCCGAATGTACCTCAGGCCTTGGAAAATGTGGTCATTAAGGCAACAGCTAAAAAGCTGAGCGATCGCTATCAATCCGTTGCAGAGATGTATGTTGATTTGTCCAGTAGCTTATCTTATGACCGTCGAAATGAAAAGAAACTGGTCTTTGATGATGGGGCCAAGGCAGATACTAAAACTTTGCCAAAAGTTCCTCCAGTTCCTCAGTCAGCTCCAAGTCCTGTCGCAGAAGCAGTGGCTCCTAAAGTTGCGGCTGATGTGAAGAGAGAGGCCCCTGTTTTAAAAGCTCCAGTCAAAAAGCCGAAAAAACGTCATTTAAGAGCTAGATACAAAGTTCTGTTCTTAGCTATTCTCTTAGTTTTTGCGGCCTTCTTCTTTCTGATCTACAAGAGTCCTGCCAATACTACGGTTCCAGATGTAGCAGGACAAACAGTAGCAGAAGCTCGTTCGACCATCACTGCTAAGGGTCTTGAGGTAGGAGAAATCAAGGAGGACTACAGTGATAAAGTGGCGGAAGGTAAGATCATCAAGACAGATCCACCAGCTAATAGTCAACGCCGTGAAAACAGTAAAGTGGATTTGATTGTCTCCAAAGGAGCAAAAACCTTTACAGTAGAAAATTACGTTGGTAAGAAGTCCTCAGAGGCGATTGAAGATCTGAAAAGCACTTACAATATTCCTGAGAAGCTGATCAAGATCGTAGAAGAAGAAAGTTCTGATGCTGAAGAAGGAGTGGTCATCAGTCAAACCCCAGCTGCAGGCTCTTCTTATGATGTGACGTCCAATAAACAGATTACTCTGACAGTTGCTAAAACAGTGACTACTGTTCCAATGCCGGACTTTGGTCATCTCCAAGTTTCGTATGCCTATGCACGGTCCTATCTGATGGAGATGGGAATCGCTTCGTCTCGTATTGAGCGAGTGATTGATCGCTCCGTGGAGTCCAGTCAAGCTGATTTGGTGACATCCCAGTCTCCAGCAGCTGGTCAAGGTATTAAATTGAAATCAAATACCAAGATTACTTTCTACGTGACAGACGGTACGGTAACAAGTTCTTCTAGTACAAGCGAACGTTCATCGTCGTCATCGCCTTCCAGCAGCACCACGAGTGAGAGTGAAAGTCACTCTAGCTCTTCTAGCAGCTCTACAACAGCATCGACGGACCATCAATAA
- a CDS encoding Stp1/IreP family PP2C-type Ser/Thr phosphatase: MEISILTDVGQKRTNNQDYANLFVNRAGKTMIILADGMGGHRAGNIASEMAVTDLGAAWVDTQIDSVNQVREWFAEHLEQENQRIHQFGQDEEYKGMGTTLEALAIIDNQAIYAHIGDSRIGLIRGEEYSQLTSDHSLVNALLKAGQITQEEAERHPQKNIITQSIGQKDEVQPDYGMITLEDGDYLLLNSDGLTNMISDSEIYDIVTSDISLSEKTETLIRFANNAGGLDNITVALVRFDKEEQE, from the coding sequence ATGGAAATTTCAATATTAACAGATGTTGGTCAAAAGCGGACAAATAATCAGGATTATGCCAATCTTTTTGTAAATCGGGCTGGCAAGACTATGATTATCTTGGCTGATGGTATGGGTGGTCACAGAGCTGGTAACATTGCCAGTGAAATGGCAGTAACAGACCTGGGTGCCGCATGGGTTGATACTCAGATTGACTCAGTGAACCAAGTCCGTGAATGGTTTGCAGAGCATTTGGAACAAGAAAATCAGCGGATCCACCAATTTGGTCAGGACGAAGAATACAAGGGCATGGGCACGACGCTAGAAGCCTTGGCTATTATTGATAATCAAGCTATCTATGCTCATATTGGTGATTCTCGCATTGGCTTGATTCGCGGTGAGGAATATAGCCAATTAACTAGTGACCATTCACTTGTTAATGCTTTGCTCAAGGCTGGACAGATTACACAAGAAGAGGCGGAACGCCATCCGCAGAAAAATATTATCACTCAGTCTATCGGTCAAAAAGACGAAGTGCAGCCTGACTACGGCATGATCACGTTAGAAGATGGTGATTACCTTCTGCTCAACAGTGACGGTCTGACCAATATGATTTCAGACAGCGAAATTTATGATATTGTCACTAGCGATATCAGCCTATCTGAAAAAACTGAAACCTTAATTCGCTTTGCCAACAATGCTGGAGGGCTGGATAATATCACAGTTGCTCTGGTTCGTTTTGACAAGGAGGAACAGGAATGA
- the rsmB gene encoding 16S rRNA (cytosine(967)-C(5))-methyltransferase RsmB, translating to MESKQKRARELALEILEEVFEEGAYSNIALNKALKQSSLSSADKSLVTELVYGTVARKITLEWQLAHWVEDRDKLDAWLYILLELSLYQMLYLDKIPQHAVVSEAVEIAKGRKRGSEKYINAILRKIEREGAADPTTIKRKNKRYSVQYSLPVWLVKVLIDEYGEERAEAIFASLFERNKASIRVTDVARKEEIKAVLSADDSLLAPSALVKKQGHFAGHEFFEKGLITIQDESSQLVAPTLHIEGNEQILDACSAPGGKAVHMASYLTSGQITALDLYDHKLNLIRQNAERLGLTDKITTKKLDATKVFETFGPNAFDKILVDAPCSGIGLIRRKPDIKYNKENADFENLQKIQLDILDSVCQSLRKGGIITYSTCTIVSAENFEVVKKFLERHPNFEQVRLEHEREDIVKDGCILITPELYGSDGFFISQFRKISD from the coding sequence TTGGAAAGTAAGCAAAAAAGAGCCCGAGAGCTTGCTCTTGAAATTCTAGAAGAAGTCTTTGAAGAGGGAGCTTATTCCAATATTGCCCTCAACAAGGCTCTGAAACAAAGTAGCCTCAGTTCAGCTGATAAAAGCTTGGTCACGGAGCTGGTCTATGGAACGGTCGCTCGCAAAATTACTCTAGAATGGCAGCTAGCTCATTGGGTGGAGGATAGAGACAAGCTGGATGCTTGGCTTTATATCCTGCTTGAGCTCAGCCTCTACCAGATGCTCTATCTGGATAAAATCCCCCAGCATGCTGTTGTCAGTGAAGCTGTTGAGATTGCAAAAGGACGCAAGCGTGGCAGTGAAAAATATATCAATGCAATCCTGCGGAAGATCGAGCGGGAAGGCGCAGCTGATCCAACTACTATCAAACGCAAGAACAAGCGCTACTCAGTCCAGTATTCTCTGCCGGTCTGGTTGGTCAAGGTGTTGATTGACGAATACGGGGAGGAACGCGCGGAAGCTATCTTTGCTAGTCTCTTTGAGCGCAACAAGGCCAGCATTCGAGTGACGGATGTGGCTCGAAAGGAAGAAATTAAAGCAGTTTTGAGTGCGGACGATTCGCTCTTGGCCCCTTCAGCCTTGGTCAAGAAGCAAGGTCATTTTGCTGGTCATGAGTTCTTTGAAAAAGGCTTGATCACTATTCAAGACGAGTCTAGTCAGCTGGTTGCTCCAACCTTGCATATTGAAGGGAATGAGCAGATTCTGGATGCCTGCAGTGCGCCAGGTGGTAAAGCTGTGCACATGGCTTCCTATCTGACAAGCGGCCAGATTACAGCCTTAGATCTTTACGATCACAAGCTGAACTTGATTCGTCAAAATGCAGAACGTCTAGGCTTGACAGATAAAATCACCACTAAAAAGCTGGATGCGACCAAGGTGTTTGAGACTTTTGGACCAAATGCATTTGATAAAATCCTAGTAGACGCTCCTTGCTCTGGCATCGGCTTAATTCGCCGCAAGCCAGACATTAAGTACAATAAAGAAAACGCTGATTTTGAAAATTTACAAAAAATTCAGCTGGATATACTAGACAGCGTTTGTCAAAGTCTACGTAAAGGTGGTATAATAACTTATAGTACTTGCACGATTGTGTCTGCAGAGAATTTTGAAGTAGTCAAGAAATTTCTAGAAAGACACCCAAATTTTGAGCAAGTTAGACTAGAACATGAAAGAGAAGATATCGTGAAAGACGGTTGTATTTTGATTACGCCGGAATTATACGGAAGCGATGGATTTTTTATCAGTCAATTTAGGAAGATATCGGACTAA
- the fmt gene encoding methionyl-tRNA formyltransferase, whose protein sequence is MTVKLIFMGTPDFSATVLKGLLESEQYEILAVVTQPDRAVGRKKEIRMTPVKEVALANGLPVYQPEKLAKSADLEEIMNLGADGIVTAAFGQFLPSRLLDSVNFAVNVHASLLPKYRGGAPIHYALINGDQEAGVTIMEMVKEMDAGDMIASRATAIEESDNVGTLFEKLAVIGRDLLLEVLPAYVAGEIQAQPQDPELVTFSPNISPEQERIDWTKTSRQIFNQVRGMNPWPVAHTLLAGQRFKIYEVSQVEGSGRPGEILTISKKELVVAAGQGALSLKTVQPFGKPKMDIKDFLNGLGRNLAVGDEFGK, encoded by the coding sequence ATGACAGTGAAATTAATTTTTATGGGAACGCCTGACTTTTCGGCAACGGTCTTAAAAGGCCTGCTGGAGAGTGAACAATATGAAATTTTAGCAGTGGTCACTCAACCAGACCGAGCGGTGGGCCGCAAGAAGGAAATCCGCATGACACCGGTTAAGGAAGTGGCTTTAGCTAACGGCTTGCCAGTTTACCAACCAGAAAAGTTGGCTAAAAGCGCGGACTTGGAAGAGATTATGAATTTGGGAGCTGACGGCATCGTGACAGCAGCCTTTGGTCAATTTCTGCCGAGCCGCTTACTGGACAGCGTTAACTTCGCGGTGAATGTCCATGCCTCTCTCTTGCCTAAATACCGTGGCGGAGCGCCCATTCATTATGCTTTGATAAATGGTGATCAAGAAGCGGGTGTGACCATTATGGAGATGGTCAAGGAGATGGATGCTGGTGATATGATTGCCAGTCGAGCGACAGCTATTGAAGAGTCTGATAATGTAGGAACTCTCTTTGAAAAACTAGCAGTGATTGGCCGCGACCTTCTTTTAGAAGTTTTGCCAGCCTATGTGGCGGGAGAGATTCAAGCTCAGCCTCAGGATCCAGAGCTGGTGACTTTTTCACCGAATATCAGCCCAGAGCAAGAGCGGATTGATTGGACAAAGACCAGTCGCCAGATTTTCAATCAGGTTCGGGGCATGAATCCTTGGCCGGTGGCCCATACCCTGCTAGCTGGCCAGCGCTTCAAGATTTACGAGGTTAGCCAAGTAGAAGGCAGTGGTCGTCCGGGTGAAATCCTGACGATCAGCAAGAAAGAATTGGTGGTCGCGGCGGGTCAGGGAGCCCTTTCTCTAAAGACGGTACAGCCATTCGGCAAGCCCAAAATGGACATCAAGGACTTTCTCAACGGTCTGGGTCGGAACTTAGCGGTAGGTGATGAATTTGGAAAGTAA
- a CDS encoding primosomal protein N' — MKVAKIIVDVPLMQTDKPYSYAVPEEFSGMLEAGMRVHVPFGKGGRLIQGLIVGLADEEAKDLAGHIGELKDIAEVLDFRPVLNAEQLWLADQLRQSVFSYKISILKAMLPSLLNSSYDKLLYPTEQLSAEERQAIFGQEASLRFSDLDKKSQSKLMRLTQAGKIRLEYQATDRKHIKTETWYQVDREQLAQFLPSTRAKKQQELQTYLLENPQSGRLKDLRELFSPAVVNIFLEKELLHTEEREISRSAAYFQKERQDKKLVLNEEQAIAVAAICEKIGKEKAQPVLLEGVTGSGKTEVYLKVIEEALGQGKTSIMLVPEISLTPQVTDRFISRFGDKVAILHSGLSDGEKYDEWRKVERGEAQVVVGARSAIFAPLTNIGAIIIDEEHESSYKQDSNPRYHAREVALLRARYNQAVLVLGSATPSLESRARASRGVYDFLQLTKRANPLAQIPQVQVVDFRDYIGQNEASNFTPVLLEAIQDRLNKGEQTVLMLNRRGYSSFVMCRECGTVDTCPNCDISLTLHMDTKTMNCHYCGFTKDIPQTCPNCASRSIRYYGTGTQKAYDELTTLFPEARILRMDVDTTRKKGSHEEILEAFGQGQADILLGTQMIAKGLDFPNVTLVGVLNADTALNLPDFRSSERTFQLLTQVAGRAGRAEKAGQVFIQSYNPQHYAIDFARKQDYEGFYAYEMGIRRQLGYPPYYYTVGLTLSHKDEETVVKKSYQVMDILRGGLSDKVQILGPTPKPIARTHNLYHYQILLKYRFEDDLQATLNRVLELTQQAENKNLRLSIDNEPQNFI; from the coding sequence GTGAAAGTTGCCAAGATTATTGTCGATGTTCCTCTGATGCAGACGGATAAACCATACAGCTATGCGGTTCCAGAGGAGTTTTCTGGGATGCTAGAAGCTGGGATGCGGGTGCATGTGCCTTTTGGTAAGGGCGGTCGGTTGATTCAGGGGCTGATTGTTGGCTTGGCTGATGAGGAGGCTAAAGATCTGGCGGGGCATATCGGAGAATTGAAAGATATTGCTGAAGTTCTTGACTTTAGGCCGGTTCTCAATGCCGAGCAGCTCTGGTTAGCTGACCAATTGCGCCAGTCTGTCTTTTCCTATAAAATTTCCATTCTGAAGGCCATGTTGCCGAGTCTTCTTAATTCCAGCTATGACAAGTTGCTTTATCCAACGGAGCAGCTTTCAGCTGAGGAGCGGCAGGCCATTTTTGGTCAGGAAGCTAGTCTTCGTTTTTCTGATTTGGACAAGAAAAGTCAGTCCAAGCTCATGCGGTTGACTCAGGCTGGTAAGATTCGCTTGGAATACCAAGCGACGGACCGTAAGCATATCAAGACAGAAACCTGGTATCAAGTTGATAGAGAGCAATTGGCTCAGTTTCTGCCTTCTACCCGAGCGAAAAAGCAGCAGGAGCTTCAGACTTATCTGCTGGAAAATCCGCAATCAGGTCGCCTCAAAGACTTACGCGAGCTCTTTTCACCTGCAGTGGTCAATATTTTCTTAGAAAAGGAGCTTCTTCACACAGAGGAGAGAGAGATCAGCCGGTCTGCGGCGTATTTCCAAAAGGAGCGACAGGATAAAAAGCTGGTTCTCAATGAGGAGCAGGCAATCGCGGTCGCTGCGATTTGTGAGAAAATCGGTAAAGAAAAGGCTCAACCCGTTTTGCTAGAAGGAGTGACGGGGAGTGGCAAGACCGAGGTTTATCTCAAGGTGATTGAGGAGGCTCTAGGTCAAGGAAAGACTTCGATTATGCTGGTGCCGGAAATTTCTCTGACTCCTCAGGTGACCGATCGCTTTATTTCGCGCTTTGGTGACAAGGTGGCTATTTTGCATTCAGGCCTATCTGACGGTGAGAAGTACGATGAGTGGCGCAAGGTGGAGCGGGGAGAGGCTCAGGTCGTTGTCGGTGCGCGTTCGGCCATCTTTGCTCCGCTGACAAATATCGGAGCCATCATCATTGACGAGGAGCATGAGTCCTCCTACAAGCAGGATTCCAATCCTCGCTACCATGCCAGAGAGGTGGCTCTTCTGAGAGCTCGTTACAATCAAGCTGTCTTGGTGCTGGGTTCGGCGACTCCGAGTTTGGAAAGCAGGGCCAGAGCCAGCCGTGGCGTCTATGACTTTTTGCAGCTGACCAAGCGGGCTAATCCGCTGGCGCAGATTCCTCAGGTTCAGGTGGTGGACTTCCGAGATTATATCGGGCAAAATGAAGCCAGTAATTTTACTCCAGTCTTGCTAGAAGCTATTCAGGATCGTCTGAATAAGGGTGAGCAGACGGTTCTCATGCTCAACAGGCGAGGCTATTCTAGCTTTGTCATGTGTCGGGAATGCGGCACGGTGGACACCTGTCCCAACTGTGATATTTCTCTGACCTTACATATGGATACCAAGACCATGAACTGCCACTACTGCGGCTTCACCAAGGACATTCCACAAACCTGTCCTAATTGTGCCAGTCGCAGCATTCGCTACTATGGTACGGGGACGCAGAAGGCCTATGATGAGCTGACGACTCTCTTTCCAGAGGCTCGCATTCTGCGGATGGATGTGGACACGACCCGTAAGAAAGGGAGCCACGAAGAAATCCTAGAGGCTTTTGGTCAGGGGCAGGCAGACATTCTGCTGGGAACTCAGATGATTGCCAAGGGACTGGATTTTCCTAATGTGACCTTGGTCGGTGTCCTCAATGCGGATACGGCTCTGAATTTGCCAGATTTTCGTTCTTCAGAACGGACATTTCAGCTGCTGACTCAGGTAGCAGGTCGGGCAGGTCGGGCTGAGAAAGCTGGGCAAGTCTTTATCCAGTCTTACAATCCTCAGCACTATGCCATTGACTTTGCCAGAAAACAGGATTACGAAGGCTTCTACGCCTATGAAATGGGAATTCGACGGCAGTTGGGCTATCCGCCTTATTACTATACAGTCGGGCTGACCCTATCCCACAAGGATGAGGAAACGGTAGTCAAGAAATCTTATCAAGTTATGGATATTTTACGGGGTGGCCTGTCGGACAAGGTGCAAATTTTGGGCCCCACACCCAAGCCCATTGCTCGAACCCACAATCTCTACCACTATCAGATTTTACTGAAGTATCGCTTTGAGGATGATCTGCAAGCTACGCTCAATCGGGTTTTGGAACTAACGCAGCAAGCAGAAAACAAGAACCTGAGGCTCAGTATTGATAATGAACCCCAGAATTTTATCTGA
- the rpoZ gene encoding DNA-directed RNA polymerase subunit omega: MMLKPSIDTLLDKVPSKYSLVILEAKRAHELEAGAKPTQDFKSVKSTLRALEEIESGNVVIHPDPEGKREAVRRRAEEERLRKEEEERKIKEQIAKEKEEGEKI, encoded by the coding sequence ATGATGTTAAAACCGTCTATTGACACCTTGTTGGACAAGGTGCCGTCAAAATATTCTTTGGTTATCTTAGAAGCTAAGCGTGCCCATGAGCTAGAAGCTGGTGCTAAGCCAACTCAAGATTTCAAATCAGTGAAGTCAACGCTACGCGCTTTGGAAGAAATTGAATCTGGTAATGTCGTGATTCACCCCGATCCAGAAGGAAAACGCGAAGCAGTTCGCCGACGTGCGGAAGAAGAACGTTTGCGTAAAGAAGAAGAAGAACGCAAGATCAAAGAACAAATTGCCAAAGAAAAAGAAGAGGGTGAGAAAATTTAA
- the gmk gene encoding guanylate kinase: protein MMTERGLLIVFSGPSGVGKGTVRREIFESTDNQFQYSVSMTTRPQRPGEVDGVDYFFRTREEFEELIRQGQMLEYAEYVGNYYGTPLTYVNETLDKGIDVFLEIEVQGALQVKKKVPDAVFIFLTPPDLEELKDRLVGRGTDSADVIAQRIEKAKEEIALMREYDYAIVNDQVPLAAERVKRVIEAEHFRVDRVIGHYQDMLPKDEAVVRQ, encoded by the coding sequence ATGATGACAGAACGAGGCTTGTTAATTGTCTTTTCTGGCCCCTCAGGCGTTGGAAAAGGGACAGTAAGACGGGAAATTTTTGAGAGTACGGACAATCAGTTTCAGTATTCTGTATCTATGACGACTCGTCCGCAGCGTCCTGGAGAAGTTGATGGTGTTGATTATTTCTTTCGCACTCGTGAAGAGTTTGAGGAGTTGATCCGTCAAGGGCAGATGCTCGAGTATGCAGAGTATGTCGGCAATTATTACGGGACTCCACTCACTTATGTCAACGAGACCTTAGATAAGGGTATAGATGTTTTCTTGGAAATCGAAGTCCAAGGAGCACTCCAAGTCAAGAAAAAAGTGCCCGATGCTGTGTTTATCTTTCTGACTCCGCCAGACTTGGAAGAGCTGAAAGACCGTTTGGTTGGCCGTGGTACAGACAGTGCAGACGTTATTGCTCAGCGGATTGAGAAAGCAAAAGAAGAAATTGCCTTGATGCGTGAGTATGACTATGCTATTGTCAATGACCAAGTACCTTTGGCAGCTGAACGTGTGAAACGTGTGATTGAAGCCGAGCATTTTCGTGTGGACCGAGTCATCGGTCACTATCAAGACATGCTTCCTAAGGATGAAGCAGTCGTCCGTCAATAA